One genomic segment of Bradyrhizobium diazoefficiens includes these proteins:
- a CDS encoding enoyl-CoA hydratase/isomerase family protein, with the protein MSSVEEGDLVARVEGTAGIIRLNRPKAINAITLEMFRDIDKALDRFESDPAVAVIVLEGAGERGLCAGGDIRALWESAKVKGDLGKILWREEYILNARIKKFPKPYVAFMDGIVMGGGVGLSAHASHRVVTDRTKLAMPEVGLGFFPDVGGTWLLSRSPGEIGTYFGLTGQTMNGPDAIHAKFADAMVPAAKWPELREALTRVRQGVSAAEVTKVIDGFATGEAAGPVAAKEPIIDALFGFDRMEDIFAALERDGSEFALATLKTLGEKSPRGMAVTLKLLRLARTASNLEECLVREYRAALEVFRSDDFREGVRAAVIDKDRNPSWSPPRIEDVTPEMLAPYFAEIGTDELKFN; encoded by the coding sequence TCACGCTGGAGATGTTTCGCGATATCGACAAGGCGCTCGACCGTTTCGAGAGCGATCCGGCCGTTGCCGTGATCGTGCTGGAAGGTGCGGGCGAGCGCGGCCTGTGCGCCGGCGGTGACATCCGCGCGCTCTGGGAAAGCGCGAAGGTCAAGGGTGATCTCGGCAAGATCCTGTGGCGGGAGGAGTACATCCTCAACGCCCGGATCAAGAAGTTCCCGAAGCCGTATGTCGCCTTTATGGACGGCATCGTCATGGGCGGCGGCGTCGGGCTCTCCGCCCATGCGAGCCATCGCGTCGTCACCGATCGCACCAAGCTCGCGATGCCCGAGGTCGGGCTCGGCTTCTTCCCTGATGTCGGGGGCACGTGGCTGTTGTCGCGGTCGCCCGGCGAGATCGGGACCTATTTTGGTCTGACCGGCCAGACCATGAACGGCCCCGACGCGATCCACGCGAAATTCGCCGATGCCATGGTCCCGGCCGCAAAGTGGCCGGAGTTGCGCGAGGCGCTGACCAGGGTTCGTCAAGGCGTGAGCGCGGCCGAGGTCACCAAGGTCATCGACGGTTTTGCGACCGGCGAGGCCGCCGGGCCGGTCGCCGCAAAGGAGCCGATCATTGACGCGCTGTTCGGTTTCGATCGCATGGAAGACATTTTTGCGGCGCTCGAGCGCGACGGCTCGGAGTTCGCGCTGGCCACGCTGAAGACGCTGGGCGAGAAATCGCCGCGCGGCATGGCGGTGACGCTGAAGCTGCTGCGGCTGGCGCGCACCGCCTCAAATCTGGAGGAGTGCCTGGTGCGCGAATATCGCGCCGCGCTGGAGGTGTTCCGCAGCGACGACTTTCGCGAAGGCGTGCGCGCCGCCGTGATCGACAAGGACCGCAATCCGAGTTGGTCGCCGCCACGGATCGAGGATGTGACGCCAGAGATGCTGGCGCCGTATTTCGCCGAGATCGGCACTGACGAGCTGAAATTCAACTGA
- a CDS encoding SDR family NAD(P)-dependent oxidoreductase yields the protein MAIRFDGRVAIVTGAGNGLGRAHALGLASRGAKVVVNDFGGARDGSGGSLSPAEAVVEEIRKAGGTAMADGADVSNFEQVTAMVERATKEWGSVDLLCANAGILRDKSFGKMEVADFQKVLDVHLVGTFYCCKAVWAGMRDCNYGRIVLTTSSSGLYGNFGQANYGAAKSGMVGLMNVLAEEGRKNDIRVNIISPTAATRMTEELLPPQALQLMKPNAITPAVEYMLSEDAPTRTIMGAGAGSFAVIKILESEGINLPESEWTPDAVAAHFQEITDMSNARALQGAFEQTQKYVAQAAARAGIKL from the coding sequence ATGGCAATCAGGTTCGACGGACGCGTCGCCATCGTCACTGGCGCTGGCAATGGCCTCGGCAGGGCGCACGCGCTCGGATTGGCGAGCCGCGGCGCAAAAGTCGTGGTCAACGATTTCGGCGGCGCGCGCGACGGCAGCGGCGGCTCGCTCTCGCCAGCGGAGGCCGTGGTCGAGGAGATCCGCAAGGCCGGCGGCACCGCGATGGCCGACGGCGCGGACGTCTCGAATTTCGAACAGGTCACTGCGATGGTCGAGCGCGCCACCAAAGAGTGGGGCAGTGTCGACCTCTTGTGCGCCAATGCCGGCATCCTGCGCGACAAGTCGTTCGGCAAGATGGAGGTCGCCGATTTCCAGAAGGTGCTCGACGTGCATCTCGTCGGCACCTTCTATTGCTGCAAGGCAGTGTGGGCCGGCATGCGCGACTGCAATTACGGCCGCATCGTGCTGACGACCTCGTCCTCCGGCCTTTACGGCAATTTCGGCCAGGCCAATTACGGCGCGGCCAAGTCCGGCATGGTCGGCCTGATGAATGTGCTCGCGGAAGAAGGCCGCAAGAACGACATCCGCGTCAACATCATCTCGCCGACGGCCGCGACCCGCATGACCGAAGAGCTGCTGCCGCCGCAGGCGCTGCAGCTGATGAAGCCGAACGCGATCACGCCTGCGGTCGAGTACATGCTGAGCGAGGACGCGCCGACCCGCACCATCATGGGCGCCGGCGCCGGCTCCTTCGCCGTGATCAAGATTTTGGAGAGCGAGGGCATCAACCTGCCGGAGTCCGAATGGACGCCGGACGCAGTCGCCGCGCATTTCCAAGAGATCACCGACATGTCGAACGCCAGGGCCTTGCAGGGCGCGTTCGAGCAGACGCAGAAATACGTGGCGCAGGCTGCGGCGCGGGCGGGGATCAAGCTCTGA
- a CDS encoding AMP-binding protein, whose amino-acid sequence MTTFQEARAFLLEHRTDYETAVKGFRWPDPAPFNWALDWFDAELAANADSKDRPALWIVDAAQDKQTKLSFAALSQRSNQVANFLRAQGLRRGDHLLLLLGNVVPLWETMLAAMKLGVVVIPATTLLTAEELRDRLDRGKAKAVVAAEDQVAKFASLGAENVVRIVVGAASDGWLAYDEASKAPESFVPDGPTKADDPMLLYFTSGTTAKPKLVRHSQRSYPVGHLSTMYWIGLKPGDVHLNISSPGWAKHAWSCFFAPWNAGATVFVVNQPRFDAKGLLATIGRCGVTTLCAPPTVWRLFIQENLASFKVALREVCGAGEPLNPEVIEQVQAAWGLTIRDGYGQTETTALAGNSPGQNIKVGSMGRPLPGYRVQVSDADGHPAREGEVALLLGADRPAGLMQGYQGDDGKLSGAEGELYRSGDVVFADEDGYLTFVGRSDDVFKSSDYRISPFELESVLLEHELVAEAAVVPSPDPIRLAIPKAFVLLTSGAERTPETALSIFRHLHARLAPFKRIRRLEIVTELPKTISGKIRRVQLRRLERDDDRDDPLRGREFREEDFPELAKTRSET is encoded by the coding sequence ATGACGACATTCCAGGAAGCGCGCGCGTTTCTGCTAGAGCACCGCACGGATTACGAGACGGCGGTCAAAGGCTTCCGCTGGCCCGATCCGGCTCCCTTCAACTGGGCGCTCGACTGGTTCGATGCCGAGCTGGCGGCGAATGCGGACAGCAAGGACCGTCCCGCGCTCTGGATCGTCGATGCCGCGCAGGACAAGCAGACAAAACTGTCCTTTGCGGCGCTCTCGCAGCGCTCCAACCAAGTCGCCAACTTCCTGCGCGCGCAGGGCCTGAGGCGCGGCGATCACCTCCTGCTGCTGCTCGGCAATGTGGTCCCGCTGTGGGAGACCATGCTGGCGGCGATGAAGCTCGGCGTCGTCGTGATTCCCGCGACCACGCTGCTCACTGCCGAGGAGCTGCGCGACCGGCTCGACCGCGGCAAGGCGAAGGCCGTGGTGGCTGCCGAGGACCAGGTCGCGAAGTTCGCAAGCCTCGGTGCCGAGAATGTCGTGCGCATCGTGGTCGGTGCGGCCTCGGATGGCTGGCTCGCCTATGACGAGGCGTCGAAAGCGCCGGAAAGTTTTGTGCCCGACGGCCCGACCAAAGCCGACGACCCGATGCTGCTCTATTTCACCTCGGGCACCACGGCAAAGCCGAAGCTGGTGCGGCACAGCCAACGTAGCTATCCCGTCGGCCATCTCTCGACCATGTACTGGATCGGGCTGAAGCCCGGCGACGTCCATCTCAACATCTCCTCGCCCGGCTGGGCCAAGCACGCCTGGAGCTGCTTCTTCGCGCCGTGGAACGCGGGCGCGACCGTGTTCGTGGTCAACCAGCCGCGCTTCGATGCAAAAGGCCTGCTCGCCACCATTGGCCGCTGCGGCGTCACCACGCTGTGCGCACCGCCGACGGTGTGGCGGCTGTTCATTCAGGAGAACCTGGCCTCGTTCAAGGTGGCCCTTCGCGAAGTCTGCGGCGCCGGCGAGCCGCTCAATCCTGAAGTGATCGAGCAGGTGCAGGCCGCCTGGGGTCTCACCATCCGTGACGGCTACGGCCAGACCGAAACCACCGCGCTCGCCGGCAACTCGCCGGGGCAAAACATCAAGGTCGGCTCGATGGGCCGGCCGCTGCCGGGCTATCGCGTGCAGGTCAGCGATGCCGACGGCCATCCGGCAAGGGAAGGCGAGGTGGCGCTGCTGCTCGGCGCAGATCGTCCCGCCGGCCTGATGCAGGGCTATCAAGGCGACGACGGCAAGCTTTCGGGCGCGGAAGGCGAGCTCTATCGCAGCGGCGACGTGGTATTCGCTGACGAGGACGGCTATCTCACTTTCGTCGGCCGCTCCGACGACGTGTTCAAATCCTCCGACTACCGCATCAGTCCGTTCGAGCTGGAGAGCGTGCTGCTGGAGCACGAGCTCGTCGCTGAAGCTGCCGTGGTGCCAAGCCCGGATCCGATCCGGCTCGCGATCCCCAAGGCCTTCGTGTTGCTGACATCGGGCGCGGAGCGGACGCCGGAGACCGCGCTCTCCATCTTCAGGCACCTGCACGCGCGCCTTGCGCCGTTCAAGCGCATCCGGCGGCTCGAAATCGTCACCGAGCTGCCGAAGACGATCTCTGGCAAAATCCGTCGCGTGCAGCTACGCAGGCTCGAACGCGACGATGATCGCGATGATCCGCTGCGCGGCCGGGAATTCCGCGAGGAGGATTTTCCGGAGCTGGCGAAGACACGGAGCGAGACCTAA
- a CDS encoding LysR family transcriptional regulator, producing the protein MNTHDLVAFVAVVETGSIVAASARLNLTQPGVTRRIQNLEEMLGAQLLDRLSKPLKPTAAGHEAYEQGRRLLRMLDDLKSGVASDGVVRGEFRLGLTPFLSEAGLSGPLDAVRAEFPALAVRVVSGWSPNQLDRVCRNELDAAAICLPDGAAPPADLVADDLGAQPVVFVVARDMKIPRVVGLERLSQLSWVINQDGCGFRDTLKRKFDAEHLPFSIAVEALDSELRLSLVSRGLGVGLVTPIALKRSAFRDKLKPVIARDFKPAVRAWMVHRAPAGRLERPIKLFRDGLDRELQALIRA; encoded by the coding sequence ATGAATACCCATGATCTCGTCGCGTTTGTCGCGGTGGTCGAGACCGGCTCCATCGTTGCGGCCTCAGCGCGTCTTAACCTCACCCAGCCCGGAGTGACGCGGCGCATCCAGAATCTGGAGGAGATGCTGGGCGCACAGCTTCTGGACCGGCTGTCGAAGCCGCTGAAACCGACGGCTGCGGGCCATGAGGCTTACGAGCAGGGCCGGCGCTTGCTCAGGATGCTGGACGATCTCAAGTCCGGTGTGGCCAGCGACGGCGTGGTTCGCGGCGAGTTCAGGCTCGGCCTCACGCCGTTCCTCTCGGAGGCAGGGCTGAGCGGACCGCTTGATGCAGTGCGCGCCGAATTTCCGGCGCTTGCCGTGCGCGTCGTCTCCGGCTGGTCGCCGAACCAACTCGATCGCGTCTGCCGCAATGAGCTCGACGCCGCCGCGATCTGTCTGCCCGATGGCGCCGCGCCGCCTGCCGATCTCGTCGCCGACGATCTCGGCGCGCAGCCGGTCGTGTTTGTCGTCGCGCGGGACATGAAGATTCCGCGCGTCGTCGGCCTGGAACGGCTGTCGCAGCTATCGTGGGTGATCAACCAGGACGGTTGCGGGTTTCGCGATACGCTGAAGCGAAAGTTCGATGCCGAGCATCTGCCCTTCAGCATCGCCGTCGAGGCGTTGGACAGCGAGCTTCGCCTGTCGCTGGTCTCGCGAGGCCTCGGCGTCGGACTGGTCACGCCGATCGCCCTGAAACGCAGCGCGTTTCGCGACAAACTCAAGCCGGTCATCGCCCGCGACTTCAAACCGGCCGTGCGCGCTTGGATGGTCCATCGCGCGCCGGCCGGCCGGCTGGAGCGGCCGATCAAGCTATTTCGCGACGGGCTCGACCGCGAACTCCAGGCGCTGATCCGCGCTTAG
- the mmsB gene encoding 3-hydroxyisobutyrate dehydrogenase — protein MATIAFIGLGNMGGPMAANLVKAGHKVVAFDLVEASRNQAKADGAGIADSASGAAKGADVVVTMLPAGKHVLGVWNEVVPVMTKGALIIDSSTIDVESARQAHALAAKHGVLSVDAPVSGGTGGAKGATLTFMCGGEEAAFAAAKPVLENMGKKIVHCGGAGAGQAAKICNNMILGISMIAVSEAFALGEKLGLSHQALFDVASTSSGQCWSLTSYCPVPGPVPTSPANNDYKPGFASALMVKDLTLAQDAAKAAGAATPLGKHAQEIYQSFDAAGQGGVDFSGIIKHVRSLAGKA, from the coding sequence ATGGCCACGATCGCATTCATCGGTCTCGGCAACATGGGCGGGCCGATGGCCGCCAATCTGGTCAAGGCGGGCCATAAGGTCGTGGCCTTCGACCTCGTCGAGGCCTCCCGCAATCAGGCCAAGGCCGACGGCGCCGGCATCGCCGACAGCGCATCGGGCGCGGCGAAGGGTGCCGACGTCGTCGTCACCATGCTGCCGGCCGGCAAGCATGTGCTCGGCGTCTGGAACGAGGTCGTCCCTGTCATGACTAAGGGCGCGCTGATCATTGACTCCTCCACCATCGACGTCGAGAGCGCGCGGCAGGCGCATGCGTTGGCCGCCAAGCACGGTGTGCTCTCGGTCGATGCGCCGGTCTCGGGCGGCACCGGCGGCGCCAAGGGCGCGACGCTCACCTTCATGTGCGGCGGCGAGGAGGCCGCGTTTGCAGCGGCCAAGCCTGTGCTGGAGAACATGGGCAAGAAGATCGTGCATTGCGGCGGCGCCGGCGCCGGGCAGGCGGCGAAAATCTGCAACAACATGATCCTCGGCATTTCCATGATCGCGGTGAGCGAGGCCTTCGCGCTCGGCGAAAAACTCGGCCTCTCGCATCAGGCGCTGTTCGACGTGGCCTCGACCTCGTCGGGCCAGTGCTGGTCGCTGACGAGTTATTGCCCGGTTCCTGGCCCGGTGCCGACCTCGCCGGCCAACAACGATTACAAGCCGGGCTTCGCCTCGGCCCTGATGGTGAAGGATCTGACCCTGGCACAGGACGCCGCCAAGGCTGCGGGTGCGGCCACGCCGCTCGGCAAACATGCGCAGGAAATCTATCAGTCTTTCGACGCAGCCGGGCAGGGCGGGGTGGATTTTTCCGGAATTATCAAGCACGTTAGGAGCCTCGCCGGGAAAGCTTGA
- a CDS encoding TIGR03862 family flavoprotein yields the protein MAAEVLTQGGARVTVYDGMPSAGRKFLMAGRGGLNLTHSEPLPDFLARYREAAPKLQGAIEAFPPEALRAWCAALGEPTFVGTSGRVFPKAFKASPLLRAWLRRLDSAGVRFAFRHRWIGWDGEGRLIFQTPDGASAVVAKATVLALGGASWPRLGSDGGWVDMLAAKGVAISKLRPANSGFTVAWSGVFRDRFEGQPLKGVGLTIGGHTVRGEAMITRSGIEGGAIYALSAELREAVLGLGKATLIIALRPDLDSAALTTRLSGTRGKQSLANFLRKAAQLSPVGIGLMQEAAIASGRQLASFSPADLAHLINAIPVQLTGVAAIDRAISTAGGIAFDELDEHFMLHKLPGTFAAGEMLDWEAPTGGYLLQASFATGAAAGRGALRWLASRRS from the coding sequence ATGGCGGCGGAGGTGCTGACGCAAGGCGGCGCCCGGGTCACCGTCTATGACGGCATGCCGTCTGCGGGCCGAAAATTCCTGATGGCCGGCCGCGGCGGGCTCAATCTCACCCACAGCGAACCGCTGCCGGATTTCCTCGCGCGCTATCGCGAAGCTGCGCCGAAATTGCAGGGGGCGATCGAAGCGTTTCCGCCGGAGGCACTGCGCGCCTGGTGCGCAGCGCTGGGCGAGCCGACCTTCGTCGGCACCAGCGGGCGGGTGTTTCCGAAGGCGTTCAAGGCCTCGCCCTTGCTGCGCGCCTGGCTGCGGCGGCTAGATAGCGCCGGCGTGCGCTTCGCGTTTCGCCATCGCTGGATCGGCTGGGACGGTGAGGGGCGGCTGATCTTTCAGACGCCTGACGGCGCCTCTGCCGTCGTGGCCAAGGCAACCGTGCTGGCACTCGGCGGCGCGAGCTGGCCGCGGCTCGGGTCTGACGGTGGCTGGGTTGATATGCTCGCCGCAAAAGGGGTCGCCATCTCGAAGCTGCGGCCGGCCAATTCCGGCTTCACGGTTGCATGGTCCGGTGTGTTCCGCGACCGTTTCGAGGGCCAGCCGCTCAAGGGCGTGGGGCTGACCATCGGTGGGCATACCGTGCGCGGCGAGGCGATGATCACGCGAAGCGGCATAGAGGGCGGCGCGATCTACGCGCTGTCGGCGGAGCTGCGCGAGGCGGTGCTGGGTCTCGGGAAGGCAACGTTGATCATCGCCTTGAGGCCAGATCTCGATAGCGCCGCACTGACCACGCGCCTGTCAGGCACGCGCGGCAAGCAATCGCTCGCGAATTTCTTGCGTAAGGCAGCGCAATTGTCTCCGGTCGGCATCGGGCTGATGCAGGAGGCGGCCATTGCATCGGGCCGGCAACTGGCCTCGTTCTCGCCGGCCGATCTCGCCCACCTGATCAACGCCATTCCGGTCCAGCTCACCGGCGTCGCCGCGATCGATCGCGCGATCTCGACCGCGGGCGGGATCGCGTTCGACGAGCTCGACGAGCACTTCATGCTGCACAAGCTGCCCGGCACATTCGCCGCCGGCGAGATGCTGGATTGGGAAGCGCCGACTGGCGGTTATCTGCTGCAGGCGTCGTTTGCGACGGGGGCGGCGGCGGGCAGGGGCGCGCTGCGATGGCTGGCCTCGCGCCGATCATGA
- a CDS encoding D-TA family PLP-dependent enzyme: MTTTLAAKIAREYGTPCAVIDMDRVERNIARIQKACDDAGVANRPHIKTHKNPTIAKMQVAAGAKGITCQKIGEAEIMANAGIDDILISYNLLGEEKMARLGALQAKANMTVAADNSTVVAGLPKAAAASGRPLSVVVECDTGRKRAGVETPAEAIALAREIAGSKGLVFAGFMLYPTETGWADAQKFYDEALAGVRAHGLDAKIVSTGGTPNLKNLGKLKGGTEHRFGTYIYNDRMQVAAGSATWDDCALHIYSTVVSRAAPERGILDAGSKTLTTDTGGLDGHGLILEHPEARIAKFAEEHGFLDLSRSNTRPNVGDVVRIVPNHVCVVVNMMDEVVMVRGEEIIGTLPVAARGKLR, encoded by the coding sequence CGAGCGCAATATCGCTCGCATCCAGAAAGCCTGCGATGACGCCGGTGTCGCCAATCGCCCGCACATCAAGACGCACAAGAACCCGACGATTGCCAAGATGCAGGTCGCGGCCGGCGCAAAAGGCATCACCTGCCAGAAGATCGGCGAAGCCGAGATCATGGCCAATGCCGGCATCGACGACATCCTGATCAGCTACAATCTGCTGGGCGAGGAAAAGATGGCGCGGCTCGGCGCGCTGCAGGCGAAGGCCAACATGACGGTCGCCGCCGACAATTCGACGGTAGTGGCGGGTTTGCCCAAGGCTGCCGCGGCCTCCGGCCGTCCGCTCTCGGTCGTGGTCGAATGCGACACGGGCCGCAAGCGCGCCGGTGTCGAGACGCCGGCCGAGGCGATCGCGCTCGCACGCGAGATCGCCGGGTCCAAGGGACTCGTATTCGCCGGCTTCATGCTCTATCCGACCGAAACCGGCTGGGCGGACGCGCAGAAATTCTACGACGAGGCGCTGGCCGGCGTGCGTGCGCATGGGCTGGATGCAAAAATCGTCTCCACCGGCGGCACGCCGAACCTGAAGAACCTCGGCAAACTCAAGGGCGGCACCGAGCACCGCTTCGGCACCTATATCTATAACGACCGCATGCAGGTCGCGGCCGGCTCCGCCACCTGGGACGACTGCGCGCTGCACATCTATTCGACGGTGGTGAGCCGCGCAGCGCCCGAGCGTGGCATTCTCGATGCCGGCTCGAAGACGCTGACGACCGACACCGGCGGCCTCGACGGACACGGCCTGATCCTCGAGCACCCCGAAGCCAGAATCGCGAAGTTCGCCGAGGAGCACGGCTTCCTCGACCTCTCGCGCAGCAACACGCGGCCGAACGTCGGCGACGTCGTCCGCATCGTGCCGAACCACGTCTGCGTCGTGGTCAACATGATGGACGAGGTGGTGATGGTGCGCGGCGAAGAGATCATCGGCACGCTGCCCGTGGCGGCGCGCGGGAAGCTCCGCTAA
- a CDS encoding MFS transporter, with protein sequence MTISETTKLASPKQVAERALIWLGAITTGVVVTNLFAPQILVGLIGRSLAMTAFQGGLVSTLTLLGYALGLLLLVPLVDLIENRRLILRTLACAILAAVATALAPTPSLLLLATFVLGASCAAIQMTVPLVASMVAPERRGQAIGEVMSGLMIGILLSRPAASLIADLWNWRAYYLASAILMTLLAGALARFLPTLQPAARVGYSDLLRSFPGLLREEPVLRVRAWTASLVMASFTAFWSAVALRLPDAPFALDAKGIAAFALIGVAGAAATPLAGRWGDKGWARPMFFAAHLSIIGSLALCTWAGVMESRIAALLVLSLGTILLDVGITADQTLGRRAVNLLRPEARGRINALFVALFFIGGGVGAATASLAWSYGGWTAVCAVAASFGVLGLLTDLLTRTGTS encoded by the coding sequence ATGACCATCTCCGAAACCACCAAGCTTGCGTCCCCGAAACAGGTCGCCGAGCGAGCCCTGATCTGGCTTGGCGCGATCACCACCGGCGTCGTCGTCACCAATCTATTCGCACCGCAAATTCTGGTGGGCCTGATCGGCCGATCGCTGGCCATGACGGCCTTTCAAGGCGGCCTCGTCAGCACGCTCACCCTGCTCGGCTATGCGCTCGGCCTGTTGTTGCTGGTGCCGCTGGTCGATCTGATCGAGAACCGGCGCTTGATCCTGCGTACGCTCGCCTGCGCCATCCTCGCGGCGGTGGCAACGGCCTTGGCGCCGACACCCTCGTTGCTATTGCTCGCCACCTTCGTTCTCGGCGCGTCCTGCGCGGCTATCCAGATGACGGTTCCTCTTGTGGCCTCGATGGTCGCACCGGAGCGTCGCGGCCAGGCCATCGGCGAGGTGATGAGCGGATTGATGATCGGCATCCTGTTGTCGCGGCCTGCAGCGAGCCTGATTGCCGATCTCTGGAACTGGCGCGCCTATTATCTCGCCTCAGCCATTCTGATGACTCTCCTCGCCGGCGCGCTCGCACGCTTTCTGCCGACGCTGCAACCGGCGGCTCGCGTCGGCTACAGCGACTTGCTCCGCTCGTTCCCAGGGCTGCTGAGGGAAGAGCCTGTGCTGCGCGTGCGGGCTTGGACAGCCTCCCTGGTCATGGCCTCCTTCACAGCCTTCTGGTCCGCGGTTGCATTGCGCCTGCCGGACGCGCCGTTCGCCCTGGATGCCAAGGGCATCGCAGCCTTCGCGCTCATCGGCGTCGCCGGTGCCGCGGCGACACCTCTGGCCGGCCGCTGGGGCGACAAGGGCTGGGCACGGCCGATGTTTTTCGCGGCTCATCTGAGCATCATCGGCTCACTCGCGCTTTGCACCTGGGCGGGCGTGATGGAGTCGCGCATCGCCGCCCTGCTGGTGTTGAGCCTCGGCACCATCCTGCTTGATGTCGGCATCACGGCCGACCAGACGCTTGGGCGCCGCGCCGTCAATTTGCTGCGACCTGAGGCGCGCGGCCGTATCAATGCCCTGTTCGTCGCACTGTTCTTCATCGGCGGCGGCGTCGGCGCGGCAACAGCGTCACTGGCATGGAGCTATGGCGGCTGGACCGCCGTCTGTGCCGTCGCAGCGAGTTTTGGTGTGCTCGGTCTGCTCACCGACCTGCTCACCAGGACCGGCACGTCATGA
- a CDS encoding MaoC family dehydratase — MNEVWKKPPITLEAYQAMVGKEVGVSSWHLVDQPRIDSYADVIEDHQFIHVDPERAKETAFGTTIAHGFLTMSLLSIMSYEVMPVIAGTTMGVNYGFDKLRFISPVRSGKRVRGRFVLAEAKLRKAGELQSRTNVTVEIEGEDKPALVADWLGLIYFA; from the coding sequence GTGAACGAAGTCTGGAAGAAGCCGCCGATCACACTCGAGGCCTATCAGGCCATGGTCGGCAAGGAGGTCGGCGTGTCGTCGTGGCACCTCGTCGACCAACCGCGCATCGACAGCTATGCCGACGTCATCGAGGATCACCAGTTCATCCACGTCGATCCTGAGCGGGCGAAGGAGACGGCGTTCGGCACCACCATCGCGCACGGCTTCCTGACGATGTCGCTGCTGTCGATCATGTCCTACGAGGTGATGCCCGTCATCGCGGGCACCACGATGGGCGTCAATTACGGTTTCGACAAGCTGCGCTTCATCTCCCCGGTGCGCTCGGGCAAGCGCGTCCGCGGCCGTTTCGTGCTGGCGGAAGCCAAGCTGCGCAAGGCCGGCGAGTTGCAGTCCCGCACCAACGTCACCGTGGAAATCGAAGGCGAAGACAAGCCCGCGCTGGTCGCGGACTGGCTCGGGTTGATCTATTTCGCCTGA